Proteins from a genomic interval of Quercus robur chromosome 9, dhQueRobu3.1, whole genome shotgun sequence:
- the LOC126700153 gene encoding protein DESIGUAL 2-like isoform X1, with amino-acid sequence MERRVVVICAVVGVLGLSSVILGFVAEATKIKSSQVMFNGFKCVRPHSPATALGLVAVLAIILAQIIVSIATGCICCCCKRGSHPNSSNWIKAQVCFVFSWITVVIAAIVLLLASSYNVYNSTVRCYVIKPGVFAAGAILCLASVVLGLASYILSLQKNSNNHFQGDIAMAPPQFAVGTSIYQGAAPIGQPQYQWGNPAVPNQGDMPMGHTKFPQ; translated from the exons ATGGAGCGAAGGGTGGTGGTGATATGTGCTGTTGTCGGAGTCTTGGGGCTCTCATCAGTTATTCTTGGTTTTGTTGCTGAGGCTACAAAGATTAAG AGTTCTCAGGTGATGTTTAACGGCTTCAAGTGTGTACGCCCACACAGTCCTGCTACAGCTCTTGGTCTAGTTGCAGTACTGGCTATTATTTTAGCTCAAATAATTGTAAGTATTGCAACTGGGtgtatttgttgttgttgcaaaAGAGGTTCTCATCCCAATAGCTCTAACTGGATAAAAGCACAGGTCTGCTTTGTCTTTTCCTG GATCACAGTTGTCATAGCGGCTATTGTGTTATTGCTTGCTTCTTCATACAATGTTTATAACTCAACCGTCCGGTGCTATGTTATAAAACCTGGAGTCTTTGCTGCGGGTGCCATTTTGTGCCTTGCAAGTGTGGTTTTGGGTcttgcttcttatattttaagtttGCAAAAGAACAGTAACAATCATTTTCAAGGAGACATAGCTATGGCACCACCTCAGTTTGCAGTGGGGACTAGCATTTATCAAGGAGCCGCGCCTATAGGACAACCTCAATACCAATGGGGCAATCCTGCTGTTCCTAATCAAGGAGACATGCCTATGGGACATACTAAGTTCCCACAATAG